One genomic region from Rhodothermales bacterium encodes:
- the ptsP gene encoding phosphoenolpyruvate--protein phosphotransferase, protein MTASPNIPDPGPDRAETIVSGIPASPGITIGPAYVYRRESFSEDRRELESDDVQEELDRFERAVEKSERDLGKIIAITREKVGEESAAIFDAQRLILRDSEVYGVVKSAISRDRVNAGYAVEKVLDRHRKVLEASDSEYMRERAQDLVDVKDRLVRHLRKGRALSRIDPNHIVVAENLSAADMVLFSRRGVLGCAMDFGGPTSHVAIMARALSVPAVVGLHGVSKHLETGDVVVLDGIQGTLILNPTDETLDRYKTRAERFQRLKAEEKDLVPLESETLDGHHIRLEANLELKDEIPLVAEYGAEGVGLFRTEILFLMQGRLVIEEDQQYEIYKEVVDQVSPNPTTFRVIDLGGDKLLPMGHREHNPFLGWRGIRVLLDKPEILLPQLRAILRASAHGPVRIMVPMITEVAEIREFRQLLEKAQTQLSEQGVPYDSDVKVGIMIEVPSAALLADRFAPYADFFSIGTNDLTQYTLAVDRGNDLVAGLYQDLHPAVLMLIRRTVEAARGHGIPVSVCGEMATNLRAVPVLIGLGVETLSASPVYLPSIKRVVRAMKRSEGRLLASEALQSKNAAEVGGRLDQWLDEHACGVGFFLEGTQADA, encoded by the coding sequence GTGACCGCCAGCCCCAACATCCCTGATCCCGGCCCGGACCGGGCAGAGACCATTGTGTCCGGCATCCCCGCATCGCCCGGGATTACGATCGGTCCGGCGTACGTCTACCGGCGGGAATCCTTCTCGGAGGACCGGCGCGAGCTGGAGAGCGATGACGTCCAGGAGGAACTGGATCGTTTTGAGCGCGCCGTGGAGAAGTCCGAGCGAGACCTTGGCAAGATCATCGCGATCACGCGCGAGAAGGTGGGCGAGGAGAGTGCCGCCATTTTCGACGCGCAACGCCTGATTCTGCGAGACAGTGAGGTCTACGGCGTCGTGAAGAGCGCCATCAGCCGGGACCGTGTGAACGCTGGATACGCCGTGGAGAAGGTGCTGGACCGGCATCGCAAGGTGCTCGAGGCGTCCGACTCGGAGTACATGCGCGAGCGCGCGCAGGACCTGGTGGACGTGAAGGACCGTCTGGTCCGGCACCTCCGCAAAGGACGGGCGCTGAGCCGCATCGACCCCAACCACATTGTGGTGGCAGAGAATCTCTCCGCCGCCGACATGGTGCTCTTCAGTCGCCGAGGCGTGCTGGGTTGCGCGATGGACTTTGGCGGCCCGACGAGCCACGTCGCCATCATGGCTCGCGCCCTTTCGGTGCCGGCCGTAGTGGGGCTGCACGGTGTTTCCAAGCACCTGGAAACGGGCGATGTGGTCGTGCTGGACGGGATCCAGGGGACCCTGATTCTGAACCCCACCGACGAAACGCTGGATCGGTACAAAACCCGCGCCGAGCGTTTTCAGCGTCTGAAGGCCGAGGAGAAGGACCTGGTGCCACTGGAATCGGAGACGCTGGACGGGCATCACATCCGTCTTGAGGCGAATCTGGAGCTCAAGGACGAGATCCCGCTGGTGGCCGAGTATGGCGCCGAGGGCGTAGGCCTGTTTCGTACGGAGATCCTGTTCCTCATGCAGGGTCGACTTGTCATCGAGGAGGACCAGCAGTACGAGATCTACAAGGAGGTCGTGGACCAGGTCTCGCCGAATCCGACGACGTTCCGTGTGATCGACCTCGGCGGCGACAAGCTGCTGCCGATGGGACACCGCGAGCACAACCCGTTTCTGGGTTGGCGGGGCATCCGCGTTCTGCTGGACAAGCCGGAGATTCTGCTGCCGCAGCTGCGTGCCATCCTGAGGGCGAGTGCCCACGGACCCGTGCGCATCATGGTGCCCATGATTACGGAGGTCGCCGAGATCCGGGAATTCAGGCAACTGCTGGAGAAGGCCCAAACCCAGTTGTCGGAGCAGGGTGTGCCCTACGACTCCGACGTCAAGGTGGGCATCATGATCGAGGTGCCCTCCGCCGCGCTTCTGGCCGACCGCTTCGCGCCGTATGCGGACTTTTTCTCGATCGGCACGAATGACCTGACCCAGTATACCCTGGCCGTGGATCGTGGCAACGACCTTGTGGCCGGGCTGTATCAGGATCTGCATCCGGCCGTGCTCATGCTGATTCGCCGAACCGTCGAGGCGGCCCGTGGTCACGGCATTCCGGTGAGCGTCTGCGGCGAGATGGCCACGAACCTGCGCGCTGTTCCGGTCCTCATTGGACTGGGAGTGGAGACACTGAGCGCATCGCCCGTGTATTTGCCGAGCATCAAGCGGGTGGTGCGCGCCATGAAACGGTCCGAAGGGCGCCTGTTGGCCTCAGAGGCGCTGCAGTCCAAGAATGCCGCCGAAGTCGGTGGCCGGCTGGATCAGTGGCTGGACGAGCATGCGTGCGGCGTAGGCTTTTTCCTGGAGGGCACGCAGGCGGACGCGTAG
- a CDS encoding MerR family transcriptional regulator, with protein sequence MLGDGITKLYYTIGEVGSLVGEETHVLRYWETEFPQLKPRKNRAGNRVYTNEDIDLVFRIRRLLREDKYTLEGARQQLDRGEASALMTAADRRDLKDLRTFLVRLLDRIK encoded by the coding sequence ATGCTTGGCGACGGCATCACCAAACTCTACTACACCATCGGCGAGGTGGGCTCGCTCGTCGGGGAGGAGACCCACGTGTTGCGCTACTGGGAGACAGAATTCCCGCAGCTCAAGCCGCGCAAGAATCGGGCAGGGAACCGCGTGTACACGAACGAGGATATCGACCTGGTCTTTCGCATCCGGCGCCTGCTGCGCGAGGACAAGTACACACTGGAAGGTGCCCGGCAGCAGCTGGATCGCGGGGAGGCGAGTGCGCTCATGACGGCGGCCGATCGCCGGGATCTGAAGGACCTGCGCACGTTTCTGGTGCGGCTGCTGGATCGGATCAAGTAG
- a CDS encoding PD40 domain-containing protein → MLRPPNLLRSFAALVLTLALAAPAAGQYGYHFGRNKIQYDNFEWRVLETEHFDIFYYPEMLELARQGAYFAEEAYEEMQNRFNFSLNNRVPMIFYSSNLHFKQTNVTPGFIPDGVGGFFEFLKGRVVIPANGNIERFRRVIRHELVHVFTYNKVLRVMRDHRRLPDRFLPLWFTEGIAEYWSGEPDHQHDMIMRDAVYSNYLVPVETMYRINGSFVMYKQGEAICEFIAQKYGPEKLLDILESVWVDTDFKIVLETALRVPYKQFAEDWHAWIQERYVPEAGEIGLSTVVADAVTGIGFSSKPETYRKQDGRRMVYFVGNRTGYSNLYEVEVDTAWTPVAEPRMLIRGERNDVFEAFHLFESRMDVSGDGRLAFVTKSGSQDVVHIYDLERDELDVTLRFEDRVSVSTPSWSPEGDRFVFSSIDESGYSDLFVYSFADDSVVPVTDDAYDDLDPAWSPDGRFIAFTSDRTSLGKEKGAYNLFTYDFETGRVEYVTFGDQKDFSPSWSPDGKSILYTSAVRDSTGRYSAQDMWVADVSGQIGAPPAVASLAPVDDTEPLSTRRLDRLTRFSGAAFDPVWTDEDRVLFTSFEGLQFTVRSMPLSDRLAEPLETREVDLSQPGLSWTYGSLTGDDALRTPYKKRFKLDLAQGSVSQSPVLGTLGGAVLVFSDMLGDDYLNLMVFNTAQTQRDFLRSLSFQLSRTQLHRRTNFGYGGYRFSGLRYDITDPDAPTGFPRFYETVYGGFGAISHPISKFRRLDLGTSLNWSRKEIDIRNIDREALLLSNSISLVHDNALYYYNGPIQGWRARVTAAYTTDVLYSNVSYYSLLADLRTYIRLGRHMTFASWGMARMNRGREARLYYMGGSWDLRGFRLFSVRGQKQWFTSHELRFPILTQPSVTFPALAALGVVNLKGSLFFDAAHAWNQDYNLKQPEIFAGETLGSAGLGLRLNMFGGFVFRYDIGHRYRDGFTRIDKRWFKQFFFGWNF, encoded by the coding sequence ATGCTTCGGCCCCCGAACCTGCTTCGTTCGTTTGCTGCCCTGGTCCTGACGCTCGCGCTGGCCGCGCCGGCCGCCGGGCAGTACGGCTATCATTTCGGCCGCAACAAGATTCAGTACGACAACTTCGAGTGGCGTGTACTGGAGACGGAGCACTTCGACATTTTCTACTACCCGGAGATGCTCGAACTGGCCCGGCAGGGGGCCTACTTCGCCGAAGAGGCCTATGAGGAGATGCAGAACCGGTTCAACTTCTCGTTGAACAACCGGGTGCCGATGATCTTCTACTCGTCGAACCTGCATTTCAAGCAAACCAACGTGACGCCGGGCTTCATTCCGGACGGGGTCGGCGGGTTCTTCGAGTTCCTCAAAGGCCGCGTCGTGATCCCGGCCAACGGCAACATTGAGCGCTTCCGGCGGGTGATCCGGCACGAGCTCGTGCACGTGTTCACCTACAACAAGGTGCTGCGTGTCATGCGCGATCACCGGCGCCTTCCGGACCGGTTTCTCCCGCTCTGGTTCACCGAAGGCATTGCCGAGTATTGGTCAGGCGAGCCCGACCATCAGCATGACATGATCATGCGCGATGCGGTCTACTCGAACTACCTGGTCCCGGTGGAGACCATGTACCGCATCAACGGAAGCTTCGTGATGTACAAGCAGGGTGAAGCCATCTGCGAGTTCATCGCCCAGAAATACGGGCCCGAGAAGCTCCTGGACATCCTCGAATCGGTGTGGGTGGATACCGACTTCAAGATTGTGCTGGAAACCGCGCTGCGGGTGCCCTACAAGCAGTTTGCTGAAGACTGGCATGCCTGGATCCAGGAGCGCTACGTACCGGAGGCGGGAGAGATCGGCCTGTCCACGGTCGTGGCCGATGCGGTCACCGGCATCGGGTTCAGCTCCAAGCCGGAGACCTACCGCAAGCAGGACGGGCGGCGCATGGTCTACTTCGTCGGCAACCGCACGGGTTACTCGAACCTCTACGAGGTGGAAGTGGACACGGCGTGGACGCCGGTGGCTGAGCCGCGCATGCTGATTCGAGGCGAGCGTAACGATGTCTTCGAGGCGTTCCACCTTTTTGAGAGCCGCATGGATGTGTCGGGCGATGGGCGCCTGGCGTTTGTCACCAAGAGCGGCAGCCAGGACGTGGTGCACATCTATGACCTGGAGCGGGACGAACTGGACGTGACGCTGCGGTTTGAGGACCGCGTGTCGGTATCCACACCGTCGTGGTCGCCCGAGGGCGACCGGTTCGTGTTCTCTTCCATCGACGAAAGCGGGTACTCGGATCTATTCGTGTACAGCTTCGCCGACGACTCCGTCGTGCCTGTCACTGACGATGCGTACGACGACCTTGACCCAGCGTGGAGTCCGGACGGACGATTCATCGCGTTCACGTCCGACCGGACTTCCCTGGGCAAGGAAAAGGGGGCCTATAACCTGTTCACGTACGATTTCGAGACCGGTCGGGTCGAGTACGTGACCTTCGGCGACCAGAAGGATTTCAGCCCGTCCTGGAGCCCGGACGGCAAGTCGATTCTGTATACAAGCGCTGTGCGGGATTCGACCGGGCGATACAGCGCGCAGGACATGTGGGTGGCCGATGTCTCCGGGCAGATCGGCGCGCCGCCTGCCGTGGCGAGTCTCGCTCCTGTCGACGATACGGAGCCGCTTTCGACGCGACGACTGGACCGCCTGACGCGGTTCTCCGGTGCGGCATTCGATCCGGTCTGGACGGACGAGGACCGGGTGCTGTTCACAAGTTTTGAGGGCCTGCAATTCACCGTGCGCTCGATGCCGTTGTCGGACCGTCTGGCGGAGCCGCTCGAGACCCGAGAGGTGGACTTGAGTCAGCCGGGTCTGTCCTGGACCTACGGCAGCCTGACCGGCGACGACGCGCTACGCACGCCCTACAAGAAGCGGTTCAAACTGGACCTGGCGCAGGGGTCCGTGTCGCAGAGCCCTGTGCTCGGCACCCTGGGTGGGGCCGTGCTGGTCTTCTCCGACATGCTCGGGGACGACTATCTGAACCTGATGGTGTTCAACACGGCCCAGACGCAGCGGGACTTTCTTCGAAGCCTGAGCTTTCAGCTGTCGCGCACGCAGCTGCATCGCCGCACCAACTTCGGATATGGCGGCTACCGCTTCTCCGGGCTTCGGTATGACATCACCGATCCCGACGCGCCGACGGGTTTCCCGCGGTTCTACGAAACGGTTTACGGCGGCTTCGGCGCCATCAGCCACCCGATCTCCAAATTCCGCAGGCTCGATCTGGGCACGTCCCTGAACTGGAGCCGCAAGGAGATCGACATCCGCAATATTGATCGGGAGGCGCTGCTGCTTTCGAACAGCATCAGTCTGGTGCATGACAACGCGCTGTACTACTACAACGGGCCCATTCAGGGATGGCGCGCCCGCGTAACCGCGGCCTACACGACGGACGTGCTGTACTCGAACGTGTCGTACTACTCGCTGCTGGCTGATCTGCGCACGTACATCCGGCTGGGGCGGCACATGACGTTTGCCTCCTGGGGCATGGCGCGCATGAATCGCGGCCGGGAGGCAAGGCTGTATTACATGGGCGGCAGTTGGGACTTGCGGGGCTTCCGACTGTTCTCGGTACGCGGCCAGAAGCAGTGGTTCACGAGCCATGAGCTGCGCTTTCCGATCCTGACGCAACCGTCCGTGACGTTCCCGGCGCTGGCGGCGCTGGGCGTAGTGAATCTCAAAGGCAGCCTGTTCTTCGATGCCGCCCACGCCTGGAATCAGGACTACAATCTGAAGCAGCCGGAGATCTTTGCCGGGGAGACGCTGGGCTCGGCGGGACTGGGCTTGCGGCTGAACATGTTTGGCGGGTTTGTTTTCCGGTACGACATCGGTCACCGGTATCGAGACGGGTTCACGCGGATCGACAAGCGGTGGTTTAAGCAGTTCTTTTTCGGCTGGAACTTTTGA
- a CDS encoding CvpA family protein, which translates to MSILDLIILAILAVGVLHGYRTGFFKQAGGIAGILIGFALGVALMQPAGDYLVRISGMEPALGPVAGFISVFAATYLLVQIAAAVGEKALGAVKLTMLNRVLGGGIGGIKAGLFMSVAFIGMAYVQLPPETSRDNSTLYHSVAAIMPTAWSYVSANSGALDELSRRIEDQIPAEEASN; encoded by the coding sequence GTGAGCATCCTCGATCTGATCATTCTTGCCATCCTGGCGGTCGGCGTCCTGCACGGCTATCGCACGGGATTCTTCAAACAGGCCGGTGGCATTGCCGGCATCCTGATCGGGTTCGCGCTGGGTGTCGCGCTGATGCAACCTGCGGGGGACTACCTGGTGCGCATCTCCGGCATGGAGCCCGCGCTGGGCCCGGTTGCCGGATTCATTTCGGTGTTCGCGGCGACCTACCTCCTGGTCCAGATTGCGGCCGCTGTCGGTGAGAAGGCGCTCGGCGCGGTCAAGCTCACCATGCTGAACCGCGTGCTCGGCGGTGGCATCGGAGGGATCAAGGCCGGCCTCTTCATGAGCGTCGCCTTCATCGGCATGGCCTACGTGCAGTTGCCGCCGGAAACCTCACGCGATAACAGCACCCTCTATCATTCCGTCGCCGCAATCATGCCGACCGCGTGGTCCTACGTGTCGGCCAACTCGGGCGCACTGGACGAATTGTCCCGGCGCATCGAGGATCAGATCCCCGCTGAGGAGGCCTCGAACTAG
- a CDS encoding GatB/YqeY domain-containing protein, whose protein sequence is MLRDKIKSDLTTAMKAGDSNRVRTIRSLMAAMMEKEIELRQTGNPEITDDLAVDVIMKAAKQRRDAQQQYADNNRQDLADIEAAELTILEEYLPAQLSDEDIRTGVEEIVQQTGAASMKDMGKVMGVAMKRFKGQADGKRVQMAVRAVLSGS, encoded by the coding sequence ATGCTCAGAGACAAGATCAAGTCGGATTTGACGACGGCCATGAAGGCCGGAGACTCCAACCGCGTGCGTACCATTCGCTCGCTGATGGCGGCCATGATGGAGAAGGAGATCGAGCTCCGTCAGACCGGCAATCCCGAGATCACGGATGATCTTGCGGTGGATGTGATCATGAAGGCGGCCAAGCAGCGGCGGGACGCTCAGCAACAGTATGCTGACAATAATCGGCAGGACCTCGCCGATATTGAGGCCGCGGAGCTGACAATTCTGGAGGAGTACCTGCCGGCGCAACTGTCGGACGAGGACATCCGTACGGGCGTCGAGGAAATCGTGCAGCAAACCGGCGCCGCATCCATGAAAGACATGGGCAAGGTGATGGGCGTGGCCATGAAGCGATTCAAGGGCCAGGCAGACGGAAAACGCGTGCAAATGGCTGTGCGAGCGGTACTTTCAGGCTCGTGA
- a CDS encoding PQQ-binding-like beta-propeller repeat protein: protein MLVLTGCQTLQLDAPVRVDEDDWWTTGGSAAHNAVVAEDVTPPLELAWEYNALAAFGPGGPLVVDDAVLVANLQGEVHAVELERGKRLGNISFREAIASQPALSGNRIVVANAWGKRTLQAYDIQSARRLWHRDLVRVEAGLLPVGEAVLVADMEGTVRMVDQASGDDIWTHDDPDAVTVRAAPLLAGDLAVVAYEDGTVRAFDPADGTVVWETEVDAPVYSAPTAAGDMVYVPTTRGTLVALDAERGRIEWQFRTQNIEVRIAQPSVVRDMIVFGASDAMVRAISTEFGAPLWRIQLDAAVTAQPLITGLYVYVGTMQNELLALDLETGAEIWSAEVRGRIKSSMAVAGGGILVAHEPRFLSYFRPAEAEREAQ from the coding sequence GTGCTGGTCCTCACCGGCTGCCAAACCCTGCAGCTGGATGCCCCCGTCCGGGTTGACGAGGACGACTGGTGGACCACTGGTGGATCTGCCGCGCACAACGCTGTCGTCGCTGAGGACGTGACGCCGCCGCTTGAACTGGCCTGGGAGTACAATGCGCTGGCGGCGTTTGGCCCCGGCGGACCTCTGGTAGTTGACGACGCCGTGCTCGTGGCCAATCTGCAGGGCGAGGTGCATGCAGTGGAGCTGGAGCGTGGAAAGCGTCTGGGCAACATCTCTTTTCGGGAGGCGATTGCGTCGCAGCCGGCACTGAGCGGCAATCGAATCGTGGTCGCCAATGCGTGGGGTAAACGCACGCTGCAGGCCTACGACATTCAGAGCGCGCGGCGCTTGTGGCATCGTGATTTGGTGCGTGTGGAGGCGGGCCTCCTGCCCGTCGGAGAGGCCGTGTTGGTAGCCGACATGGAGGGCACGGTGCGCATGGTGGATCAGGCCTCCGGTGACGACATCTGGACCCACGACGACCCGGACGCGGTCACGGTGCGCGCCGCGCCGCTCCTGGCGGGCGATTTGGCCGTCGTGGCGTATGAGGACGGCACGGTCAGGGCTTTCGACCCCGCGGACGGAACGGTGGTATGGGAGACGGAGGTCGATGCGCCTGTCTACTCGGCACCGACGGCCGCCGGCGACATGGTCTACGTGCCGACGACACGGGGCACCCTGGTGGCCCTGGACGCGGAGCGCGGCCGGATCGAATGGCAGTTCCGCACCCAGAACATTGAAGTGCGCATCGCCCAGCCTTCCGTGGTGCGCGACATGATTGTGTTCGGGGCTTCTGACGCCATGGTCCGTGCCATCTCGACCGAGTTCGGCGCGCCCCTCTGGCGGATTCAGCTGGACGCGGCGGTGACGGCCCAACCCCTGATCACCGGTCTCTACGTGTACGTGGGCACCATGCAGAACGAGCTGTTGGCCCTGGATCTTGAGACCGGCGCGGAGATCTGGTCCGCCGAGGTCCGCGGGCGCATCAAGAGTTCGATGGCCGTGGCCGGGGGAGGCATTCTGGTGGCCCATGAGCCGCGATTCCTGAGTTACTTCAGACCGGCGGAGGCAGAGCGTGAAGCGCAGTAG
- a CDS encoding EamA family transporter: MTTPYDSERRFPWPVEASLLFCVVIWGTNFVVLKAVMPYMNAMALNLMRILASFIAVFALHLWHTRTHGQTLFQSFREDPWRILATGLLGYTVYQVAFILGLDRTLAGSAALIMASSPIWTASLAALLGIEKLRGLGWVGLIISLFGVGFIIISGQEVDLSTDLLTGNLIMLLAAMCWAAYTTVNRPLLRNTAAVSLTFYGLLVSILPLTAISWPFLGDVVWSDVTLLVWVAIAFSGAFSTGVTVVLWNDAVRQIGPSRTAIYSNLVPVVALITAVSFLGEPLTIGQVVGGAMVIGGLLTVRRSR; this comes from the coding sequence ATGACCACCCCCTACGATTCCGAGCGACGCTTTCCGTGGCCCGTCGAGGCCTCGCTGCTGTTCTGCGTCGTGATCTGGGGCACCAACTTCGTGGTGCTCAAGGCCGTTATGCCGTACATGAACGCGATGGCGCTGAACCTCATGCGCATCCTGGCGTCGTTCATCGCCGTCTTCGCGCTTCACCTCTGGCACACGCGAACCCATGGCCAGACGCTCTTTCAGTCGTTCCGGGAAGATCCCTGGCGCATTCTGGCCACCGGCTTGCTTGGGTACACCGTGTATCAGGTGGCGTTCATCCTAGGCCTCGACCGCACATTAGCGGGATCAGCGGCCCTGATTATGGCCTCATCGCCCATCTGGACGGCCTCACTCGCTGCACTCCTGGGCATCGAAAAACTGCGCGGTCTCGGCTGGGTAGGGCTAATCATATCGCTCTTCGGGGTCGGCTTCATCATCATTTCCGGCCAGGAAGTGGACCTGAGCACGGACCTGCTGACCGGCAACCTCATCATGCTGCTGGCCGCGATGTGCTGGGCGGCCTACACAACCGTGAACCGGCCGCTCCTCCGCAACACCGCGGCGGTTTCCCTCACGTTCTACGGCCTGCTCGTCTCCATCCTGCCGCTCACGGCCATCTCGTGGCCTTTTCTTGGCGATGTGGTCTGGAGTGACGTCACCCTCCTGGTTTGGGTGGCCATCGCATTTTCGGGAGCCTTCTCCACCGGAGTGACGGTCGTGCTCTGGAACGATGCCGTCCGTCAGATCGGCCCCTCTCGCACGGCCATCTACAGCAACCTCGTGCCGGTCGTGGCACTGATCACAGCTGTCAGTTTCCTGGGCGAGCCCCTGACCATCGGCCAGGTCGTCGGCGGCGCGATGGTGATCGGAGGTCTGCTCACAGTCAGACGCTCCCGATGA